Within the Streptomyces sp. NBC_00554 genome, the region CCATGCGCCTGTACGGTGAGCACCACGTGTCGAACGCGCTCGCCGCGGCCGCCGTCGCCCATGAGCTGGGCATGTCCGCAGACGAGATCGCCGGTGCGCTCTCCGAGGCGGGCACCCTCTCCCGCTGGCGGATGGAGGTCACCGAGCGCCCGGACGGCGTGACGGTCGTCAACGACGCCTACAACGCGAACCCCGAGTCCATGCGAGCCGCTCTGCGCGCGCTCGCGGCCATGGGCAGAGGGCGTCGTACGTGGGCGGTGCTCGGTCAGATGGCCGAGCTCGGGGACGAGGCGCTCGCCGAGCACGACGCGGTCGGGCGGCTCGCCGTCCGGCTCAACGTCAGCAAGCTCGTCGCGGTCGGGGGCAGGGAAGCGTCCTGGCTCCAACTGGGCGCATATAACGAGGGTTCGTGGGGTGAGGAGTCGGTGCACGTGTCCGACGCACAGGCGGCTGTCGACCTGTTGCGCAGTGAACTGCGCCCAGGGGACGTCGTGCTCGTGAAGGCGTCCCGGTCGGTCGGGCTCGAACGGGTGGCGCTCGCGCTGCTCGACAGCGGCGTTGAGGGTGAGGTTGCCGCCCGATGATGAAGCAGATCCTGTTCGCAGGAGTCATTGGCCTGTTCCTGACCCTGATCGGCACCCCGCTGCTGATCAAGCTCCTGGCCCGCAAGGGTTACGGCCAGTACATCAGGGACGACGGCCCGCGCGAGCACCACGCAAAGCGCGGTACGCCGACGATGGGTGGTATCGCCTTCATCCTGGCGACGATCATCGCGTACTTCATGTCCAAGGTGATCACGGGCTACGCGCCGACCTTCTCGGGTCTGCTGGTGCTCGGCCTGATGGCGGGCATGGGCCTGGTCGGCTTCCTGGACGACTACATCAAGATCGTCAAGCGGCGCTCGCTCGGTCTGCGGGCCAAGGCGAAGATGGCCGGACAGCTGACCGTCGGTATCGCCTTCGCGGTACTGGCCCTGCAGTTCGCCGACAACCGCGGCAACACTCCGGCCTCCACGAAGCTCTCCTTCGTCCAGGACTTCGGCTGGTCCATCGGCCCGGTGCTGTTCGTGGTCTGGGCGCTGTTCATGATCCTGGCCATGTCGAACGGCGTGAACCTGACGGACGGTCTGGACGGCCTCGCCACCGGCGCCGCGACGATGGTGTTCGGCGCCTACACCTTCATCGGTGTCTGGCAGTTCCAGGAGTCCTGCGCCAACGCGCAGACCCTCACCAACCCGGCCGCCTGTTACGAGGTACGAGATCCACTGGACCTCGCGGTCGTCGCCTCGGCCCTGATGGGCGCCTGCTTCGGCTTCCTGTGGTGGAACACCTCGCCGGCCAAGATCTTCATGGGTGACACCGGTTCGCTGGCCCTCGGCGGCGCGCTCGCCGGTCTCGCGATCTGCTCCCGCACGGAGATCCTGGTCGCCCTGCTCGGCGGCCTCTTCGTCCTCATCACCATGTCGGTGGTCATCCAGGTCGGCTCCTTCAAGATGACCGGGAAGCGCGTCTTCCGAATGGCGCCACTCCAACACCACTTCGAACTAAAGGGGTGGTCCGAAGTCCTTGTCGTGGTCCGCTTCTGGATCATCCAGGGCATGTGCGTGATCGTGGGTCTCGGCCTCTTCTACGCAGGATGGGCAGCCAAGAAGTGACCAACTGGCAGGGCAAGTACGTCACCGTCGCCGGCCTTGGCGTCTCCGGTATCCCGGCGGCCCGTGTGCTGCACGGCCTCGGCGCGGTCGTCACGGTCGTCAACGACGGCGACGACGAGCGCTCCCGGGCGCAGGCCGCGGACCTGGAGGCGCTCGGCATCACCGTGCGCCTCGGTGACGGCGCCACCCTGCCGGAGGGCACCGAGCTCATCGTCACCACGCCCGGCTGGAAGCCGGACAAGCCGCTGTTCGCCGCGGCCGCCGAGGCCGGCGTCCCGGTCTGGGGCGACGTGGAGCTGGCCTGGCGGCTCAGGGGCCCGGATGCGGCTCCCTGGCTCGCCGTCACCGGCACCAACGGCAAGACCACCACAGTCCAGATGCTCGCCTCGATCCTGAAGGCGGCAGGGCTGCGTACGGCGGCCGTCGGCAACATCGGGGTCTCGCTCCTGGACGCGGTCCTCGGCGAGGAGACGTACGACGTCCTCGCCGTGGAGCTGTCGAGCTACCAGCTGCACTGGGCGCCCTCACTGCGCGCCCACTCCGCCGCCGTACTGAACCTCGCGCCCGACCACCTCGACTGGCACGGCTCCATGGAGGCGTACGTCGCCGACAAGGGCCGTATCTACGAAGGAAATCGGGTCGCCTGCGTCTACAACGCGGCCGACAAGGCTACCGAGGACCTGGTGCGTGAGGCGGACGTCGAGGAGGGCTGCCGGGCGATCGGCTTCACCCTCGCCGCGCCGGGGCCCTCCCAACTCGGTGTCGTGGACGGCATCCTGGTCGACCGTGCCTTTGTCGACAACCGGCAGAAGAACGCCCAAGAGCTGGCGGAGGTGTCGGACGTCAATCCGCCCGCCCCGCACAACATCGCCAACGCCCTTGCGGCGGCGGCCCTGGCGCGTGCCTTCGGGGTGCCCGCCGCGGCCGTACGGGACGGTCTGCGGGCCTTCCGGCCGGACGCCCACCGCATCTCGCACGTCGCCGATGTGGACGGGGTCGCGTACATCGACGACTCCAAGGCCACCAACACCCATGCGGCGGAAGCCTCTTTGGCCGCGTACGAGTCGATCGTGTGGATCGCGGGCGGGCTCGCCAAGGGCGCGACCTTCGACGAGCTGGTCGCCAAGTCGGCAAAGCGGCTTCGGGGTGCCGTGCTGATCGGTGCCGACCGGGCTCTCATCCGGGAAGCGCTCGCGCGACACGCGCCGGAAGTACCGGTCGTCGACCTCGACCGGACCGACACTGGGGCGATGCTCGCGGCGGTTCAGGAGGCGCGGGGGCTCGCTCACGCGGGCGACACGGTGCTGCTGGCGCCGGCTTGCGCCTCCATGGATATGTTCGCCAACTACAACAAGCGCGGTGACGCTTTCGCGGAAGCGGTTCGCGAACTCGGCGCCGCGAGCGCCTGACGGCGGGTCTGAGCCGCTGTCCCGGGCGCCCGGGATCCTTGGGAGCGACGCGTGACGCCATCGTGGTCGGTGCTTCGCCGGCGGCTTTCCGCCGGTGGCACGGCGCTGTGCCAGCCTGTCCCGCCCCGCGGCGACAGGAGCCGCTGATGCCCGGCAGTCGTACCGGCCGCCCCCCTGTCCAGCGGGCCTCGAAGCGGCCCGCCGCCGCCCGGCCCCCGCGCGACAACCCCCTACGCACCCTCTACGTACGCGCCCGCAAAGCCTGGGACCGGCCGCTGACCGCGTACTACCTGATCCTCGGCGGCAGTCTGCTGATCACCGTGCTCGGCCTTGTGATGGTCTACTCGGCTTCGCAGATCACGGCGTTGCAGCTGTCGCTGCCGGGGTCCTACTTCTTCCGGAAGCAGTTCCTGGCGGCCTGTATCGGCGGCGTGCTGCTCTTCGTGGCCTCGCGGATGCCGGTGCGGCTGCACCGGGCGCTGGCGTATCCGATGCTGGCGGGCTCCGTCTTCCTGATGATCCTGGTGCAGGTGCCGGGGATAGGAGTGGCGGTCAACGGCAACCAGAACTGGATCTCCGTCGGCGGCCCCTTCCAGCTGCAGCCCAGTGAGTTCGGCAAGCTCGCGCTCGTGCTGTGGGGCGCCGATCTGCTCGCCCGCAAGCAGGACAAGCGGCTGCTGACGCAGTGGAAGCACATGCTGGTGCCGCTGGTTCCGGTGGCCTTCATGCTGCTCGGGCTGATCATGCTCGGCGGTGACATGGGTACGGCGATCATCCTCACGGCGATCCTCTTCGGGCTGCTGTGGCTGTCCGGAGCGCCCACCCGGCTGTTCGGGGGTGTGCTGTCCATCGCTGTGACGCTCGGTTTCATCCTCATCAAGACCAGCCCGAACCGGATGGGCCGCCTCGCCTGCATCGGTGCCACCGACCCCGGCCCCAACGACCAGTGCTGGCAGGCCGTGCACGGTATCTACGCCCTCGCCTCCGGCGGACTCTTCGGTTCCGGTCTCGGTGCCAGTGTGGAAAAATGGGGCCAACTGCCCGAAGCGCACACGGACTTCATCTTCGCCGTCACCGGGGAGGAACTGGGCCTGGCGGGGACGCTGTCGGTGCTCGCCCTCTTCGCGGCTCTAGGCTATGCGGGTATCCGCGTGGCCGGACGCACGGAGGACCCCTTCGTGAGGTATGCCGCGGGAGGCGTGACCACCTGGATCACGGCCCAGGCCGTGATCAACGTCGGTGCGGTGCTCGGTCTGCTGCCGATCGCCGGTGTCCCGCTCCCGCTGTTCTCCTACGGGGGTTCCGCCCTGCTGCCGACCATGTTCGCGATCGGGCTGCTGATCGCCTTCGCGCGCGACGACCCCGCCGCGCGGGCGGCGCTCGCGATGCGGCAGCCTCGCTTTGGCAGAAAGCGGGCTGCGGTGAGAGGCTCCGCGGGGGCCGCGGGGCCTCGGAGATGGAACACAATGCGACGGCGTGCCTCGGCGGCGCGTTCGTCCGGAGAGCGGTGAATTTCGGTGCATGTCGTACTCGCCGGCGGGGGGACC harbors:
- the mraY gene encoding phospho-N-acetylmuramoyl-pentapeptide-transferase is translated as MMKQILFAGVIGLFLTLIGTPLLIKLLARKGYGQYIRDDGPREHHAKRGTPTMGGIAFILATIIAYFMSKVITGYAPTFSGLLVLGLMAGMGLVGFLDDYIKIVKRRSLGLRAKAKMAGQLTVGIAFAVLALQFADNRGNTPASTKLSFVQDFGWSIGPVLFVVWALFMILAMSNGVNLTDGLDGLATGAATMVFGAYTFIGVWQFQESCANAQTLTNPAACYEVRDPLDLAVVASALMGACFGFLWWNTSPAKIFMGDTGSLALGGALAGLAICSRTEILVALLGGLFVLITMSVVIQVGSFKMTGKRVFRMAPLQHHFELKGWSEVLVVVRFWIIQGMCVIVGLGLFYAGWAAKK
- the murD gene encoding UDP-N-acetylmuramoyl-L-alanine--D-glutamate ligase, whose amino-acid sequence is MGSQEVTNWQGKYVTVAGLGVSGIPAARVLHGLGAVVTVVNDGDDERSRAQAADLEALGITVRLGDGATLPEGTELIVTTPGWKPDKPLFAAAAEAGVPVWGDVELAWRLRGPDAAPWLAVTGTNGKTTTVQMLASILKAAGLRTAAVGNIGVSLLDAVLGEETYDVLAVELSSYQLHWAPSLRAHSAAVLNLAPDHLDWHGSMEAYVADKGRIYEGNRVACVYNAADKATEDLVREADVEEGCRAIGFTLAAPGPSQLGVVDGILVDRAFVDNRQKNAQELAEVSDVNPPAPHNIANALAAAALARAFGVPAAAVRDGLRAFRPDAHRISHVADVDGVAYIDDSKATNTHAAEASLAAYESIVWIAGGLAKGATFDELVAKSAKRLRGAVLIGADRALIREALARHAPEVPVVDLDRTDTGAMLAAVQEARGLAHAGDTVLLAPACASMDMFANYNKRGDAFAEAVRELGAASA
- the ftsW gene encoding putative lipid II flippase FtsW — its product is MPGSRTGRPPVQRASKRPAAARPPRDNPLRTLYVRARKAWDRPLTAYYLILGGSLLITVLGLVMVYSASQITALQLSLPGSYFFRKQFLAACIGGVLLFVASRMPVRLHRALAYPMLAGSVFLMILVQVPGIGVAVNGNQNWISVGGPFQLQPSEFGKLALVLWGADLLARKQDKRLLTQWKHMLVPLVPVAFMLLGLIMLGGDMGTAIILTAILFGLLWLSGAPTRLFGGVLSIAVTLGFILIKTSPNRMGRLACIGATDPGPNDQCWQAVHGIYALASGGLFGSGLGASVEKWGQLPEAHTDFIFAVTGEELGLAGTLSVLALFAALGYAGIRVAGRTEDPFVRYAAGGVTTWITAQAVINVGAVLGLLPIAGVPLPLFSYGGSALLPTMFAIGLLIAFARDDPAARAALAMRQPRFGRKRAAVRGSAGAAGPRRWNTMRRRASAARSSGER